TGACTATTTTCAAGAGGCGCTCTTAGGCCGTTGCGCCCCTTGGGCCCCTATGATTACCCTCCCCCAATGCGCGCAATCATCCAGAGAGTTGCGGAGGCAAACGTCGTGATTGCCGGCGCGGTTACCGCCGCCATTCAACAAGGATTACTCGTGCTGTTAGCGGTCGAACCGGCGGACTCCACTGAGGACATCGAGTGGGTAAGCGGTAAAATTGTCCGGCTCCGAATTTTCGACGATGAAAAGGGTGTGATGAATCGTTCGGTTCAGGACGTCAACGGAGCCCTTCTGGTCGTGAGCCAGTTTACCCTCTTCGCAAGCACACGAAAAGGCAACCGGCCCTCCTACAGCCGCTCTGCCGGCCCGGAGATCGCGCTGCCGCTGTATGAAAAGTTTGTCGGCCAGCTCGCATTGGATTTCGGCAAGCCGGTTCAAACGGGCCAGTTCGGCGCCCAAATGC
This region of Verrucomicrobiia bacterium genomic DNA includes:
- the dtd gene encoding D-aminoacyl-tRNA deacylase; translation: MRAIIQRVAEANVVIAGAVTAAIQQGLLVLLAVEPADSTEDIEWVSGKIVRLRIFDDEKGVMNRSVQDVNGALLVVSQFTLFASTRKGNRPSYSRSAGPEIALPLYEKFVGQLALDFGKPVQTGQFGAQMRVGLVNDGPVTILIDSKLRE